ACATGCTTACACTTCCTCATTCATTTACGTTAACAACGTATTTTTCAATCTAAACTCGTTATTATTTTACCAATATCAAGGCCTGTTGTCAAAAGTTTCTTAATTACTTCTTCTAAGGATTCACCAAATACTTTTTCATCTTAAGGGCTGCCTCAATTTTATCCAGTATTTCTTCCGAATCCGCCTCCACTGTATGTAGGTGAATACCATCTGTAAGTTCCTTTAAGGGAACGGTATTTTTTGATTTAACATGCTTTACAAAATCATAGACATCCTGGCGGTTTTTTATGATTAAGTCGGCGGCTATTTCTCCGTACAAGTCATGGCTTACAATAACATTAAGAACCTTTCCTCCATTATCAACAATGGCACATAACTCATCTTCGATTTCATCCGTTGTATGTTTCACTAAAAAAGCACGATTGACCTTTTGTTCCTCTTGTAAATAGATCATATACCCTTTTGTAGTAGATAATATGTTCTTATTAACAGCTCTCAGTAATGCAATATCCTGTACGATTACCTGTCTGCTGACTCCCAGCTTTTTTGCTAACTCCGTGCCGGATATAGGATCTCTTGATTCTGTCAATAATTTAATTAATAATTCACGGCGTTCCTTCCCTTCCATAATATACTCCTATCTGTATGCATCAGCGTAAGCTGTATGTCCATTGTGCTTTTATTCTATAATAACTGCAAAAGAAATGCAAGACAGTAGGGAAACTGTCTCACATTTCTGTTATATTCGTACTGCTTATTTCAGGGGACATACCTGGTGAACTGATTTCTACCGGTCTTGAAGGGATTTCCAGCTCCGGTTTGTTTTCAATTCGGTCTGGTGCAGGAGTAGGTACAACAGAGGGTTCCGAGGATGGAATCTCTATGCCGGGAACTGACTTTGTTTTCTCCTTGTCTGTACCATCTTTATTACTATCTGGCTCTGTATCTAATACTCTAAAACCTATCATACGTTACTAACTCCTTTATACTTTTTACCTATTCTGCCCCTAACTATCTGAAAATATGTAATACATGAAGAATATTCGTTTTTTACAAGAATGCATTATAAATACTCTTCTATACTGTGTACTTTGATAAAGAGTGACTTATTAAGTAAGCCAGTAATGGACTAATACTATTGAATCTATATTATAGTCAGCCACGACTGATAATCCACTCAAATATCCTTATGGATACAACGCCAGAGATGTGGTATAACACTCCAGCTGATATAACCTATAATGACGACCGTAATTCCTATCTAATACTACACCGGTTAGAAATGCCATCTGTAAGGTTACTCAGCAAGTCTAAAAATAAATTCTTGCAATGACAGGAAATAAATAGGAATTGTCAAGGAATACCTGATTAAAATAAAATCCAAGGGTTTCAAAAACACCTCTTTAATGATATACTAAAAACCGTAACTTAGTTCACATAAATATGTAATGCATTCTTATAGGCGTTGGATTTTCGTAAACTATTAGTATTACAACGAAACTAAACGCTTAAATTAGATTTAGTACAACCCTATCTTAAATTTTGGAAGGAGAGCAACAATGTTCCGATTATGGGCTAAAATATTTAAAGAGAACCGCTTGCTTAAGGATACAGTTATTTGCAATGACGATAGTAGCTTAACTAGAACAAAGAAAGTTTTTCAAGCCATTGATGAAATCTGCTATGAATTCGATTTATCAAAACCTATGTGGCTGGATGCAACCATTGCAGATTTCAAAAAACATGATAAAACACGCTTTACCCAGGATAACTTTATTGAGTCTATCGACTTTGATTTTCTGGAAATTCAAGTAATTGAGGAAGGTTAAGGATTCCTGTATGAAAAAGAAACGATTGCTTTGGCTAATGGGATGTATCCTCCTTTTAGGTTTCTATATTAATGATAACAATAACGGCTCCTCATATGACCCAGAACCGCCTACGATAAAGAATACTGCTTTTGAAAATTTCTCAGATATTATACAAAAAAATAGTAATGAGGTGGATGAATCTACCAAAGAATTATTACAACCGGATACCGCTTCTTACGCTGATACTACAATTGAACAGAGTAAATCGTATCAAAATAATAGTAATTCTGATATACCGATAGCTACTAATACGGACAATGTTTATATGAAAGAAACCTCT
The nucleotide sequence above comes from Anaerocolumna cellulosilytica. Encoded proteins:
- a CDS encoding transcription repressor NadR; its protein translation is MEGKERRELLIKLLTESRDPISGTELAKKLGVSRQVIVQDIALLRAVNKNILSTTKGYMIYLQEEQKVNRAFLVKHTTDEIEDELCAIVDNGGKVLNVIVSHDLYGEIAADLIIKNRQDVYDFVKHVKSKNTVPLKELTDGIHLHTVEADSEEILDKIEAALKMKKYLVNP